DNA from Rosa rugosa chromosome 6, drRosRugo1.1, whole genome shotgun sequence:
TTTGGTATTTTCTGCCTTTTGGTTTACGTTTGCAGTCTATTTTTGGAACATTGAAGTTAATTTGGGTTTTTAGTTGTGATTCTGTCAAGAAATTCAATGGGTATTAGGCTCAAGAGAATGGTGGTCTCCGATGAGAGCCTTGAGTTGCTTTCCAGGTATGGCCAAGAAATATTGGCAGTGAAGGGGAGGGTCTTGCAATATCCACCAGTGTTCAGGCATCGTTTGTAAGAGGTTAGTTTCTCTGGTATTCTTCTCCTCATTTATATATTAACTTTCGAAATATGAATGTTAAGGTTTTGTCTGGATACTGATGACTGAAATCACTTAGTAATTGAGGTTTGCATGAGATTTTGTTTTCCAGGTGTTCTTAAGGAAACTGGAGTTGAGCCACAAGTGGAGAGGATTAGTAAATACGAAAGTGCTGGTGAGCAACTTGCGCTACGACCATGTCCGAAGAAAATTGTGAGATGCTGACACCATTGCTCGATAACATATATGGGAACTGGCTGGACATAATTTCTTCTACAAGAGGTGctttgagatttggtttttggCTAATCTGATATGATCATGTTGTTCAGTTGTTGAAATTTGATGTGAAAGTCATCAGGGGAGTGGTTGTTCTTGAAAGTTTTTTTCCCCCTCTTTATGTGATGATATACAGGAAGCATTTAAGTAGTATTGATTCTCTTGCTTGACATGCCCTGGTGGTGATGCCCTTGCTTCTGATTTGTAAGTGCTAGTATATATTATCATAACATATGTGATCCTAAATTATATAATTTGCTTATATGTTGTCAAAAACTGTTGGACTGAAGAATTGTCGATTTGTCTATGTCTGGTTACCCTCATGACTTCATGATTTCAGGATGTGGAGGGAAATCAAACTTTTGGCTGCATCAAAACCGGACATCGCATCAATGTCTGACGCGGCAGCAGATGCCATTGTTGCAGAAAATTTAACCTTAACTGGTTCCATTGGAGTTGTCACAAGTgaatttaaatatattttatataattgacttggagaaaaaaaaaaaaaacaaagttggTAGGGGTAGGACTATTAAAAGAGGAAGTTGATTGGATATTATCAACGTGACGTATATTTACCTTGGTAAAAGCACAGGGACAGACACATCTAAATGCATAATAGATATTTGTAATACTCGTGTGATGTTTTTTATCTGTTAGCCATTAAAAGTCTTCATATACCCTTTCATTTGGTATTCAGATAAGACCTTTAAATTCTGTAAGTGGTCAGTTGTCATATAGTTTTCTATTTGTAGGTAAGTTTAACATGGGAAAACTGTATAAGAAGATTGGCTTCGACAAGGAAATCATATCAAGGGGGAATTTGCAGAGGTTCGTGCAGCTGAACAACAACCCTTTAAGTACATTGTCTTGTTGCATACTCTGTTTTGTGTGATCTCTTTTGTAATCCTGCAAAGAGATAGAATTATTaattctctttttccttcctaATTCAGACTAGAGGAAGCTGAACTCTTTGCTAAGTCTGCACAGAATTCGTATAAGCAATTTCGGGACAAGGCAGCTTCTTCCAAATCAATGACTGTATGTTCCAATTGAATCTTCATTCTAGTTTTAGTCACTTTCTTTTCGCTCTGTTCTACCTGGAATTTAAATATATCCCGTTTGTTACGTTGCCAGATAGATAAAATGGAGGAAGTTGCACAAGGGAGAGTTTGGGCAGGTAAAGATGCAGCTTCAAGGGATTTAGTTAATGTTATTGGTGGACTTTCTCAGGTTGTTGCAATAGCAAAGCTCAAGGAAAATATACCACAAGACACAGAGGTTGGTGACAAAAATCTTATTTCAGTGGGTAGGCATATGCTAGAGATAATAATGAGTTAATGCAGCAAGTTCGCTTCATAGTTTCTTTTGTGTTATGATCTTGTGTTTTTTACATGTACTTGTCAATATGTTTCTGTACAAAgttatttgattggtttttcCACTTAAATGCTTTAGTAAATCAAAGACTCTAAAATGCTGAACTAAATGATTTATCTTTGTCTTGTATACAGTAGGTGTTGGTAGTCTCGGGTGAGCAGCAAAGCTTGCAAAGCTAGACTATTGATCCAGATGCAGCTAGAACTACAGAAAGACATCAAAAAGCTCCTAAAAGGCCTATTCGTATTAGTGCTTGGAAGCTTGCACTCCAATGATGCCATGAGAGCGGCAAAGCTTGCCAAGCTAGACTCCTTAAGTAAATTTCTGGATGTGTATTGCTAGGAGAGTAGTATTAGATGCACTCCTTTTGTGGATGAAAGATTACTTTGCATAATCTACTTGTTGCATGATTTGGATTATAAcaatttcttctatatattgatCAGCTACCACTTTGATCATTTTTTATTTCAGTTCCAGCATATACAATGCATTGAATCATTCTATTAGGACAACAATAACCATGAAAAAACTGTCGTATGTGCACAATAGTCACAatgacccaaaaataaaaactgtcgtctgaatgtaaAATAGATAATGGATACtttgaaaaactgtcgtctgaatgaaaaTCACACAACAGGCATAAAATAAAGCGACCTCTGAAttgcaatcacacaacagtttctaAAGTCGCCCGTCGTCTGAAGAACAGTCATGCAACAGCTAATGCTGTCGATAGGCTGCCGACATGCTGCTGATcccttcacacgacggttcccTACAATCGACCTTCATCAGACGGCGCCTCGATATACGACAGTCAGCatccatatcagacgacagtttttgccCGTCGTATGTTtcaatttctgtagtagtgCAATAACAATTATCAACATAGaaaacatcctgaataataacaggaCTCTCACCTAACCATAGTTCATCTAAATAATTGATACTAGCAAGGTGTGCTAGCCGATTGGCCACACCATTTGCTTCCCAATATACATGTCGGAGTTGAAAAGAAGAAAGTATTCAACATAACTCTTACAATCCTCCATAATCCGACCTATATCGGATAAATGATCATCATCTTCCCTATTGAGGGCATAAACCAAAATAGCACAATCAGTGTCCATTTCAATATCCATCCAACCTTGGTGAATAGTTAGCAATAGACCTGCCCTTAATGCCTCAACTTCCATATGTAATGCCGAAGATGCAGATTGGAATGGCTTAGCTAGCACAGCCACACAACTTCCGTGATCATCTCGGCATACTACCCCAACTCCCTCGAGTCTTCTATCAGCATTGTAGGCTCCATCTATGTTGATTTTCAGACGGCCAGTGGGAGGGCAATGCCATTTAGCAACAGACATTTGCTTCAGTGTTGCTTTGCAGAGCATCACCAGCCTATAATCAGCCAAAAACTTGCATGCATTATCTACCATAAATAGTGGGTTTTATAAGTAATCCAttccataaaatggcatttcttTCTATCCACAGAACCCAAAGTAAGACAAAATAGTTCCAAAGCCTGGCCATGTAGTATGTCAAACATGTTTCTGACCCAATCACCAAGTGATGTAGCTTTATGATCTTCAAGATTAATATTCAAAGAACTACGTAGCCAAATAACTTGAACCATTGGGCATAACATGAATAGATGTTTCCCATCTTTAACTTCGTCACCACACAACACACAAGACAAGTCTGGGAGCAGCTCGTGTGGGTAAATTAAATTCCCTTCACCAGACGCCATGAATGCATTCTTATTTTTAGGAAACACCAACCTTCCATAATTCTTCTAAAAACCATCAGTAGTCACACCGCCGACAcctgatgaagatgaagacgcCCTACTTTGCATTTGCTCAGTTAACCGAGCCACATAATAACCACTCTTGACATTATATCTTCCAAGCTTGTCAAAATGCCACATAAGTCTATCAAGTCCACCACCCAAACTCAACGGAATGCTAGTGATCAAGTCTGCCTCATAAGTAGTAAAGAGCTCATCAATATTGTCTTCAATCCAGCAACCATTGTTCACATCTATTAAATCAGCGACTCGTAAGTCCTCAGTCCCTTCCATGATAGTAGAGAATGGTTTAAAACTATAAGGGAGAGGCAGCcaagggtctgaccaaacagaCACCGCCTCCCCATTCCCCACCTGACATCGAAGTCCCTTCAGAAGAAGCTCCCTACCATACATGATACTTCTCCATGTGTAAGAAGCACCCTTTGATAGAGAGACATGTAAAAAATCAGAATTGGGAAAATACCGTGCTTTCAACACTTTAGCCACCAAAGTATCTGGATTACACAAGAGTCTCCAACCCTGTTTAGCTAAGAGAGCCTGATTAAATTGCACCATAATCCGAAATCCCAATCCACCCTCTAATTTTGAAGTACATCACTTGTCCGAAGAAAGCCAGCGAATTTTTCATTCTGAGGTATTCTCTCCCCGCCAGAAATTAACCATTAATCGATGCATCTCTTCACATAAATTCTTGGGAAGCTGAAAACTGCTCTTGTCGCGATTGGTCAAATGTTGGTCAAACATTGGTCAACTCAGGTCAaaccactatgccaaaaaggccttcagacgacagaactgttttgtcgtctgaacgaacaaaTATGTGTCGTCTAGTACAGTGTCGTCTCTTgggggcatcagacgacagaaatgttctgtcgtctgatttttcagacgacataaaaaaataaaagtcttgtgttgtctgatgagttttgcattttgggaacattgtgatctgtatctttaaaagcattcaaacaatAGTTTTGTATTGtctaataaacaaaacaaccacAGTATTTTTTAAATGctattgtgtgaagcatatttgcaagacttatttgtgtggtctgaatgcccttaaataagaaatatgaaactcgtatgtagtgtcttctctcatacaacagcaattaaaggttgtgctaatttactttaaacgacaattatatgtggtcgtaaagaGTATCAGAGGGCAATTAAGTGTTGTTCTAGGGTAggtttgtatgacatttaagtgttgtgtgaaaggttttgaaattatacatatgtgatgttgggaaatggtttagacaatagatatcatattctttctgttatgtcagtcTCATTACGATGACAATTTATtgtcgtttgagattatttaAACGAAAAAtatttgtggtctgaatataaaaaggaccactaatagttcgtgttttatattgtctgtaatcacgtccaatcacacttatttgttgtttttATACACTTTAGCCAATACTTTCATctaacttatgttgttgttttgcctttcagactacaattttctattgtcccattgtcaaaaagacaatagacttcttattggtttttgtgttgtgtctgtgcagctgcaaccacacgttttggtgtgcttttgttgtagcttgcagtttgtgacgacacattttagtagtcccctgtacaattggtatgcatgcattctggaaaaTAAAACTGCCAAttcatgaaaccataaaatccacatccaaaattattcattgcaat
Protein-coding regions in this window:
- the LOC133713367 gene encoding serine protease SPPA, chloroplastic-like isoform X2, whose protein sequence is MWREIKLLAASKPDIASMSDAAADAIVAENLTLTGSIGVVTSKFNMGKLYKKIGFDKEIISRGNLQRLEEAELFAKSAQNSYKQFRDKAASSKSMTIDKMEEVAQGRVWAGKDAASRDLVNVIGGLSQVVAIAKLKENIPQDTE
- the LOC133713367 gene encoding serine protease SPPA, chloroplastic-like isoform X1 — encoded protein: MWREIKLLAASKPDIASMSDAAADAIVAENLTLTGSIGVVTSKFNMGKLYKKIGFDKEIISRGNLQRLEEAELFAKSAQNSYKQFRDKAASSKSMTIDKMEEVAQGRVWAGKDAASRDLVNVIGGLSQVVAIAKLKENIPQDTEVLVVSGEQQSLQS